A genomic segment from Halorubrum depositum encodes:
- a CDS encoding DUF7284 family protein, with protein MTSTVLDVTVLLLCVSASVVALGGVGGDAGTNGPTADETADRLVTETVTVRYRAPGAANDTRTVHATRAELLALLVAGRGSDDDRASRDGEDVARDAFESRATEAVAAELGGRTRIDATVPAAANRERGPSRSTSDRRVPSRRPTRRGAGAVAVSGGPNAPRPLRLDTVRTGSAGPRTETDRPTDRVKTVAAGPEPPRNADVATAVVTHPAPDPAEAEGPIRIVVRRW; from the coding sequence GTGACGAGCACCGTGCTCGACGTGACGGTCCTGCTTCTCTGCGTGTCCGCGAGCGTCGTCGCGCTCGGGGGCGTCGGCGGGGATGCGGGGACAAACGGACCGACCGCCGACGAGACGGCCGATCGGCTGGTGACCGAGACGGTGACGGTCCGATACCGCGCCCCGGGAGCGGCGAACGACACCCGGACGGTGCACGCGACGCGCGCCGAACTGCTCGCGCTGCTCGTCGCAGGACGCGGAAGCGACGACGACCGCGCCTCGCGGGACGGCGAAGACGTCGCCCGAGACGCGTTCGAGTCGCGGGCGACGGAGGCGGTCGCCGCGGAACTGGGCGGTCGGACGCGGATCGACGCGACGGTTCCGGCGGCCGCGAACCGGGAGCGCGGGCCGTCGAGGTCGACGTCCGACCGACGCGTTCCGAGTCGCCGACCGACGCGGCGAGGGGCCGGCGCGGTGGCCGTGTCCGGCGGGCCAAACGCGCCGCGACCGCTCCGTCTGGATACCGTGCGCACCGGGAGCGCCGGGCCGCGAACCGAAACGGATCGACCGACGGACCGGGTGAAAACGGTCGCCGCCGGCCCCGAGCCGCCGCGGAACGCCGACGTGGCGACGGCGGTGGTCACGCATCCGGCGCCGGACCCCGCCGAGGCGGAGGGTCCGATTCGGATCGTCGTGAGGAGGTGGTGA
- a CDS encoding tubulin/FtsZ family protein gives MKTVLLGVGQAGGKLATALAQFDADAGYGAVLDALAVNTAAGDLDPLPLDTVLVGQSRVNGHGVGGDNELGAEVMDEDAVEVLDALASKVTAEAEALFVVAGLGGGTGSGGAPVLVRELSRVYDVPVYAIGILPGRDEGAMYQVNAGRSLKTLVREADATILLDNDAWRASGESVEGGFAAINESMARRVGLLLAAGESVEGVAESVVDTSEVINTLRAGGMAAVGFASAPAAEDAEENVTTVMSTVRSAVMTGMSLPSATEADAALVAVAGDPDRISRKGAEKARKWLQEETGSMQVRGGDFPLDSDRIAALVLLGGVERSRRVEEFLERARQAVRDEPEERVDPASAFDNDELDDLL, from the coding sequence ATGAAGACAGTCCTCCTCGGCGTCGGACAGGCGGGCGGGAAGCTCGCGACCGCTCTCGCGCAGTTCGACGCCGACGCCGGCTACGGCGCGGTGCTGGACGCGCTCGCGGTCAACACGGCCGCGGGGGACCTCGACCCGCTCCCGCTCGACACGGTCCTCGTCGGGCAGTCCAGGGTGAACGGACACGGCGTCGGCGGCGACAACGAGCTGGGCGCCGAGGTGATGGACGAAGACGCCGTCGAGGTGCTGGACGCGCTCGCGTCGAAGGTGACCGCGGAGGCCGAGGCGCTGTTCGTGGTCGCCGGGCTCGGCGGCGGCACCGGCTCGGGCGGCGCGCCCGTCCTCGTCCGCGAGCTGAGCCGGGTGTACGACGTCCCGGTGTACGCGATCGGCATCCTCCCCGGCCGCGACGAGGGGGCGATGTACCAGGTGAACGCGGGGCGGTCGCTGAAGACGCTGGTGCGGGAGGCGGACGCGACGATACTGCTCGACAACGACGCGTGGCGCGCCTCGGGGGAGTCGGTGGAGGGCGGCTTCGCCGCGATCAACGAGTCGATGGCGCGGCGCGTCGGGCTCCTCCTGGCCGCCGGCGAGTCGGTCGAGGGCGTCGCCGAGTCGGTCGTCGACACGAGCGAGGTGATCAACACGCTGCGGGCCGGCGGGATGGCGGCCGTCGGGTTCGCCTCGGCCCCGGCCGCCGAGGACGCCGAGGAGAACGTCACGACCGTGATGAGTACGGTCCGAAGCGCGGTGATGACGGGGATGTCGCTCCCGAGCGCGACCGAGGCCGACGCCGCCCTCGTCGCCGTCGCGGGCGACCCCGACCGCATCTCCCGGAAGGGCGCGGAGAAGGCGCGAAAGTGGCTCCAGGAGGAGACGGGATCGATGCAGGTGCGCGGCGGTGATTTCCCGCTCGACTCCGACCGGATCGCGGCGCTCGTGCTGCTCGGCGGCGTCGAGCGCTCCCGCCGGGTGGAGGAGTTCCTCGAACGCGCCCGGCAGGCGGTCCGCGACGAGCCGGAAGAGCGGGTCGACCCCGCGTCCGCGTTCGACAACGACGAGCTCGACGACCTGCTCTGA
- a CDS encoding type II secretion system protein: MTGTVDGPTGGSPTAPPSEDGDADESAELRRAVAFLGWEASAERVVELGYRVGIGVGLLCVVALSAFVGPIPGALAGLAGGLAATHAVHRAPVWLAALRRTRALGAAPGLVGRLVLRMRLDPSAERAVRFAARTGDGPLADGLARHERGSADGPTSGLRAFAREWRPWFPAIDRAAALVRTAASAPAERRGRCLDRALDATIAGTTDRLAAFVGEVRGPVSALYAFGVLLPLALIALLPAAAASGVPVGSGVVAGLYLGVLPAGLLAASAWLLSRRPVAFAPPSIDGDHPDVPERGRHAVAAGALSGLVAAAIAARLVAGWAAPVACVGVGAGAALLVGVRRRRAALSEIHAVERRLPDAMTVVGGDVAEGVAVETAIANAGERLDGATGDLFERAGRRSETLRVGVREAFLGRGGPAVPVPSPRVRGAVALLAVAAREGSPAGDVLLELADQLEELRALETDARRQLATVTGTLTNTAAVFAPLVGGATVALATGIDTVDAGGLGAGATAGADALGVGVGGGGTAGAGGGGVTEPTAGSAAGSGTGTLSVPVLGRIVGAYVLILAALLTALATGLDRGFDRTLVAYRVGIALPTATATYLVAFAGAGALL; encoded by the coding sequence ATGACGGGAACGGTCGACGGTCCGACCGGCGGCTCGCCGACGGCGCCCCCGAGCGAGGACGGCGACGCGGACGAGTCGGCCGAGCTCCGACGCGCGGTCGCGTTCCTCGGCTGGGAGGCTTCGGCCGAACGGGTCGTCGAGCTCGGGTATCGGGTCGGGATCGGCGTCGGCCTCCTCTGCGTCGTCGCGCTCTCGGCTTTCGTCGGCCCGATCCCGGGAGCGCTCGCCGGGCTCGCCGGAGGGTTGGCGGCGACCCACGCGGTCCATAGAGCGCCGGTGTGGCTCGCCGCACTCCGTCGGACCCGGGCGCTCGGCGCGGCCCCCGGACTCGTCGGCCGGCTCGTGTTGCGGATGCGGCTGGACCCCTCGGCGGAACGTGCGGTCCGGTTCGCCGCCCGCACCGGAGACGGACCGCTCGCCGACGGACTGGCGCGCCACGAGCGCGGGAGCGCGGACGGGCCGACGAGCGGGCTCCGGGCGTTCGCCCGCGAGTGGCGACCGTGGTTCCCCGCGATCGACCGCGCCGCCGCGCTGGTCCGGACGGCCGCGTCGGCTCCGGCGGAGCGGCGGGGGCGCTGTCTGGACCGCGCGCTGGACGCGACGATCGCCGGGACGACCGACCGGCTCGCGGCGTTCGTCGGCGAGGTCCGCGGCCCCGTCTCGGCGCTGTACGCCTTCGGCGTGCTCCTCCCGTTGGCCCTGATCGCCCTGCTGCCCGCGGCGGCCGCGTCCGGCGTGCCGGTCGGGTCCGGCGTCGTCGCCGGCCTGTACCTCGGCGTGCTTCCCGCCGGGCTGCTGGCCGCGTCGGCGTGGCTGCTCTCGCGGAGACCGGTCGCGTTCGCGCCGCCGTCGATCGACGGCGACCACCCGGACGTGCCGGAGCGGGGGCGACACGCCGTCGCGGCCGGCGCGCTCTCCGGACTCGTCGCGGCCGCGATCGCCGCACGGCTGGTCGCCGGATGGGCCGCGCCGGTGGCCTGCGTCGGCGTCGGAGCGGGGGCGGCGCTTCTCGTCGGGGTACGACGCCGGCGGGCGGCACTCTCCGAGATCCACGCCGTCGAACGGAGGCTCCCGGACGCCATGACGGTCGTCGGCGGCGACGTGGCCGAGGGCGTCGCCGTCGAGACGGCGATCGCGAACGCCGGCGAGCGGCTCGACGGCGCGACCGGCGACCTGTTCGAACGCGCCGGACGCCGGAGCGAGACCCTCCGAGTCGGCGTTCGGGAAGCGTTTCTCGGCCGCGGCGGCCCCGCCGTTCCGGTCCCCTCGCCGCGGGTCCGCGGCGCGGTCGCCCTGCTGGCCGTCGCCGCGCGAGAGGGGAGCCCGGCGGGCGACGTGCTCCTCGAACTCGCCGACCAGCTGGAGGAGCTCCGCGCGCTCGAAACGGACGCGCGACGACAGCTCGCGACGGTGACCGGGACGCTGACGAACACCGCCGCGGTGTTCGCGCCGCTCGTCGGCGGGGCGACGGTCGCGCTCGCGACGGGGATCGACACCGTCGACGCCGGCGGGCTGGGCGCCGGAGCGACCGCCGGTGCGGACGCGCTCGGGGTCGGGGTTGGGGGCGGGGGTACCGCCGGCGCCGGAGGCGGAGGTGTGACCGAGCCGACCGCGGGCTCCGCCGCCGGCTCCGGCACCGGAACGCTCTCGGTCCCGGTGCTCGGTCGGATCGTCGGCGCCTACGTGCTGATCCTCGCGGCGCTGCTCACCGCGTTGGCGACCGGGCTGGATCGCGGCTTCGACCGGACGCTGGTGGCCTACCGCGTGGGGATCGCGCTGCCGACCGCGACGGCGACGTACCTCGTCGCGTTCGCCGGCGCGGGAGCGTTGCTGTAG
- a CDS encoding phosphoglycerol geranylgeranyltransferase has product MSNPWDDWDHVLKVDPDKELRDGETFEDVCRTGTDAIEIGGTLDITAEKMTRVVDAAAEYDVPLYQEPSNPGVVIDSPALDGYLIPTVFNAGGPFWITGAHKEWVRIDDLDWDRTHTEAYIVLNPEASVAQLTQADCDLSADDVGAYAKVAERMFGQEIVYVEYSGTFGDTEKVGAAHDALDDATLFYGGGIHDYESANEMAAHSDVIVVGDLLHDEGVDAVRETVKGAKDA; this is encoded by the coding sequence ATGAGCAACCCGTGGGACGACTGGGACCACGTGCTGAAGGTCGATCCCGACAAGGAGCTGCGGGACGGCGAGACCTTCGAGGACGTCTGCCGCACCGGCACCGACGCGATCGAGATCGGCGGGACCCTCGACATCACCGCGGAGAAGATGACGCGCGTCGTCGACGCCGCGGCCGAGTACGACGTCCCGCTGTACCAGGAGCCGTCGAACCCGGGCGTCGTCATCGACTCGCCGGCGCTCGACGGCTACCTGATCCCGACGGTGTTCAACGCCGGCGGCCCCTTCTGGATCACGGGCGCCCACAAGGAGTGGGTCCGCATCGACGACCTCGACTGGGACCGGACGCACACCGAGGCGTACATCGTGCTGAACCCCGAGGCGTCGGTCGCCCAGCTGACCCAGGCCGACTGCGACCTCAGCGCCGACGACGTGGGGGCGTACGCGAAGGTCGCCGAACGGATGTTCGGCCAGGAGATCGTCTACGTCGAGTACTCCGGCACCTTCGGGGACACGGAGAAGGTCGGCGCCGCCCACGACGCGCTCGACGACGCCACCCTCTTCTACGGCGGCGGAATTCACGACTACGAGTCGGCCAACGAGATGGCCGCCCACAGCGACGTGATCGTCGTCGGCGACCTGCTTCACGACGAGGGCGTCGACGCGGTCCGCGAGACGGTGAAGGGCGCGAAGGACGCGTAA
- a CDS encoding DUF7311 family protein, whose product MIRVVLTVLVAVALLAAATPALEDARATTTAERLEAETDRVERAVGGLVAGSVSVGDPSLAARTTVIVRAPSGFGAAPIDRVALVEIGDGGGAATVESGVTDADVALRYRIDGGPERTAPIAPGGVDAAVAVDGGAIALRPGGESRLVLRLVDDGGPTVRIARVG is encoded by the coding sequence GTGATCCGCGTCGTCCTCACGGTCCTCGTCGCCGTCGCCCTCCTCGCGGCCGCGACGCCGGCGCTGGAGGACGCCCGGGCGACCACGACCGCCGAGCGGCTCGAGGCCGAGACGGACCGCGTCGAGCGGGCCGTCGGCGGCCTCGTCGCGGGCTCCGTGAGCGTCGGGGATCCGTCGCTCGCCGCGCGGACGACGGTGATCGTCCGCGCGCCGAGCGGGTTCGGGGCGGCGCCGATCGACCGCGTCGCGCTCGTGGAGATCGGGGACGGCGGCGGGGCGGCGACCGTAGAGTCGGGCGTCACGGACGCGGACGTCGCGCTCCGCTATCGGATCGACGGCGGACCCGAACGGACCGCGCCGATCGCGCCCGGAGGCGTCGATGCGGCGGTCGCGGTCGACGGCGGCGCGATCGCGCTCCGGCCGGGCGGCGAGAGCCGACTGGTGCTCCGCCTCGTCGACGACGGCGGGCCGACCGTCCGGATCGCCAGGGTCGGGTGA
- a CDS encoding DUF7310 family coiled-coil domain-containing protein encodes MSNATDERSRPSGRREETTAEADETADADGPSDVSNGDRLDERLGAVERALTASDATVADLGDGAAAAAEREALESRVEELESRVEELEAATQAIRGYVGSVRAVNREVERRADLALARASRGEDADRATERPRDGLPADAVPSEDALDAAVPEDDPRAPEAADRDAVDGEDGGNESRRDGPLDRLRESL; translated from the coding sequence ATGTCGAACGCCACCGACGAGAGAAGCCGGCCGTCGGGCCGCAGAGAGGAGACGACCGCCGAGGCCGACGAGACAGCGGACGCCGACGGACCGAGCGACGTGAGCAACGGAGACCGGCTCGACGAGCGCCTCGGCGCCGTCGAGCGGGCCCTGACCGCGTCCGACGCGACGGTCGCCGACCTCGGCGACGGCGCCGCCGCGGCCGCGGAACGCGAGGCGCTGGAGTCGCGCGTGGAAGAGCTCGAGTCTCGCGTCGAGGAGCTGGAGGCCGCCACGCAGGCGATTCGGGGGTACGTGGGATCGGTTCGGGCCGTCAACCGCGAAGTCGAACGACGAGCCGACCTCGCGTTAGCGAGAGCGAGCCGAGGCGAGGACGCCGACCGAGCCACCGAACGCCCGAGAGACGGGCTCCCCGCCGACGCGGTGCCGAGCGAGGACGCCCTCGACGCCGCCGTGCCGGAGGACGATCCCCGCGCGCCGGAAGCGGCGGATCGGGACGCTGTCGATGGGGAAGACGGCGGGAACGAGTCGCGGCGAGACGGCCCCTTGGACCGACTCCGTGAGTCCCTGTAG
- a CDS encoding DUF7533 family protein: MNLGLMDMIGLAASLVFALPLANYAVVRLFAGELALGAGLLVVAVAMVVLPQYFLDPGRILRGLVSGLLPRQFRPGDESVAAESDGESVEK; encoded by the coding sequence ATGAACCTCGGGCTGATGGACATGATCGGGCTGGCGGCGTCGCTCGTGTTCGCGCTGCCGCTCGCGAACTACGCCGTCGTCCGGCTGTTCGCCGGCGAGCTCGCGCTCGGCGCCGGGCTGTTGGTCGTCGCCGTCGCGATGGTCGTGCTCCCCCAGTACTTCCTCGACCCGGGCCGGATCCTCCGCGGGCTGGTCTCGGGGCTGCTCCCCCGGCAGTTCCGGCCCGGGGACGAGTCGGTCGCCGCGGAGTCCGACGGGGAATCCGTCGAGAAGTGA
- a CDS encoding ATPase, T2SS/T4P/T4SS family, with the protein MNLDLPSLSRSGDGEPSLRSLPWTDDERDCRCEPSFREPVGTGVGDRVVLAVDAGECPGRGDLAESPDCLATVVEALTERDADVIRTRHRGRERAYAGRAAACLVAAGRFRERVGFHETRLADRVARDPVGAAREAAGREGPPARIAAETGLSAVVESAEGVGDALRAHVGPRIAAARVATAPPPGAVLADRWELDTGATVRLYEGSGPLRTYHLTPPVRELDDGAIDRLGDAKRRLLDDPTGGERAPGRAARAAAEDGDPVSTLAEVLRRHTRGYGAFEHVFADDRVSDATLSAPVTENPLRVVVDGERCRTNVRLPPEGAATLASRLRRTSGRGFSRASPTLDATLETDAGRVRVAATTDPASDGLSFAFRRGDAEAWTLARLADVGTVTPAAAGLLSVAVERGVTGLVAGGRGAGKTTALGALLWELPAETRSILIEDTPELPASALTGAGRDAQRLRVGDGAEPSPSDAVRTALRLGGGAIVVGEVRGEEAQALYEAMRVGAAGETVLGTIHGEDPGAVRERVVSDLGVSPSSFAATDLIVLLDDHRVDAIAEVVGHGDGAAFDPLFERTAGGLTPTGRIDRGESRLVERLAGTEESYAAAKAAVEERGERIREAVATGRTEPERYVEFVAASGEIE; encoded by the coding sequence GTGAACCTCGATCTCCCCTCGCTGTCGCGGAGCGGCGACGGCGAGCCGTCGCTGCGATCGCTACCGTGGACCGACGACGAGCGGGACTGTCGGTGTGAGCCGTCGTTCCGAGAGCCGGTCGGCACGGGCGTCGGCGACCGGGTCGTGCTCGCGGTCGACGCCGGGGAGTGTCCCGGCCGCGGCGACCTCGCCGAGAGCCCGGACTGCCTCGCGACCGTCGTCGAGGCGCTCACCGAGCGCGACGCCGACGTGATCAGGACCCGTCACCGGGGAAGAGAGCGGGCGTACGCCGGGCGGGCCGCCGCGTGCCTCGTCGCGGCGGGGCGGTTCCGCGAGCGCGTGGGATTCCACGAGACGCGGCTCGCCGACCGCGTGGCGCGCGATCCGGTCGGCGCCGCTCGGGAGGCCGCCGGACGGGAGGGACCGCCGGCCCGGATCGCCGCGGAGACGGGCCTGTCAGCGGTCGTCGAGAGCGCCGAGGGGGTCGGAGACGCGTTGCGAGCACACGTCGGGCCCCGTATCGCGGCCGCACGGGTCGCGACCGCGCCGCCGCCCGGGGCCGTGCTCGCCGACCGCTGGGAGCTCGACACCGGCGCTACCGTCCGGCTGTACGAGGGGTCGGGACCGCTCCGGACGTACCACCTCACGCCGCCGGTCCGGGAGCTCGACGACGGAGCGATCGACCGGCTCGGCGACGCCAAGCGGCGGCTGCTCGACGATCCGACCGGCGGAGAGCGGGCGCCCGGTCGCGCGGCGCGAGCGGCCGCCGAGGACGGCGACCCCGTCTCGACGCTGGCCGAGGTGCTCCGGCGACACACGCGCGGATACGGCGCGTTCGAGCACGTGTTCGCCGACGATCGGGTGAGCGACGCGACGCTGTCGGCGCCGGTGACCGAGAACCCGCTCCGGGTCGTCGTCGACGGCGAGCGCTGCCGGACGAACGTGCGGCTCCCGCCCGAGGGGGCCGCCACGCTGGCCTCCCGGCTCCGGCGAACCAGCGGGCGGGGATTCTCCCGGGCGAGCCCCACGCTCGACGCGACGCTGGAGACGGACGCGGGCCGCGTCCGCGTGGCCGCGACGACCGACCCCGCCAGCGACGGGCTCTCGTTCGCGTTCCGCCGCGGCGACGCCGAGGCGTGGACCCTCGCGCGGCTCGCGGACGTCGGGACGGTCACCCCGGCCGCCGCGGGGCTCCTCTCCGTCGCCGTCGAGCGCGGCGTGACGGGGCTCGTGGCCGGCGGGCGCGGCGCCGGGAAGACGACCGCGCTCGGCGCGCTCCTGTGGGAGCTTCCCGCGGAGACGCGGTCGATCCTGATAGAGGACACGCCCGAGCTCCCGGCGAGCGCCCTGACAGGCGCCGGCCGAGACGCGCAGCGGCTCCGCGTCGGCGACGGGGCGGAGCCGTCGCCGAGCGACGCCGTCCGGACCGCGCTCCGGCTCGGCGGCGGCGCGATCGTCGTCGGTGAGGTCCGCGGCGAGGAGGCGCAGGCCCTCTACGAGGCGATGCGCGTCGGCGCGGCCGGCGAGACGGTGCTGGGGACGATCCACGGAGAGGATCCGGGCGCCGTCCGAGAGCGAGTCGTCTCCGATCTCGGCGTGTCGCCCTCGTCGTTCGCCGCGACCGACCTGATCGTCCTCCTCGACGATCACCGCGTCGACGCGATCGCCGAGGTGGTCGGTCACGGAGACGGCGCCGCGTTCGACCCGCTGTTCGAGCGCACGGCCGGAGGGCTGACCCCGACCGGGCGGATAGACCGCGGCGAGAGCCGGCTCGTCGAGCGGCTCGCGGGGACCGAGGAGTCGTACGCCGCGGCCAAGGCGGCCGTCGAGGAACGCGGCGAGCGGATCCGCGAGGCGGTCGCCACCGGTCGGACGGAGCCGGAGCGGTACGTCGAGTTCGTCGCCGCGAGCGGTGAGATCGAATGA
- a CDS encoding riboflavin synthase: protein MFTGIVEGTGTVRDRTETADGLRLRIGVDGFDDLHHGQSISVSGVCLTVEEYAVGDEESDDDGWFEVFLASETVAKTYLGELREGDAVNVERAMPADGRFDGHVVQGHVDTVAEVTGIERVGEDWRFAFAIPEGHADYLVDKGSVTLDGISLTVAEKRDGEFDVAIIPTTYELTTLSEKSVGDPIHLEVDVIAKYVENMVDGYAG from the coding sequence ATGTTCACCGGCATCGTCGAGGGCACCGGCACGGTCCGCGACCGGACCGAGACCGCCGACGGGCTCCGACTTCGGATCGGCGTCGACGGGTTCGACGACCTCCACCACGGCCAGTCGATAAGCGTCAGCGGCGTCTGCCTGACCGTCGAGGAGTACGCGGTCGGCGACGAGGAGTCCGACGACGACGGCTGGTTCGAGGTGTTCCTCGCGAGCGAGACGGTCGCGAAGACGTACCTCGGGGAGCTCCGCGAGGGCGACGCGGTCAACGTCGAGCGCGCCATGCCCGCCGACGGTCGGTTCGACGGCCACGTCGTGCAGGGCCACGTCGACACCGTCGCCGAGGTGACGGGGATCGAGCGCGTCGGCGAGGACTGGCGGTTCGCGTTCGCGATCCCCGAGGGCCACGCCGACTACCTCGTCGACAAGGGGTCGGTGACGCTCGACGGGATCTCGCTGACGGTCGCCGAGAAGCGCGACGGCGAGTTCGACGTCGCGATCATCCCGACGACGTACGAGCTGACGACGCTCTCGGAGAAGTCGGTCGGCGACCCGATCCACTTGGAGGTCGACGTGATCGCGAAGTACGTCGAGAACATGGTCGACGGGTACGCTGGATAG
- a CDS encoding DUF7285 family protein produces MSRSSGEPSDARSGTADRAAVEPLAALVAVLAVGAALGLYAVALDDAAVDRDRPSAETSLDRAERAATVGSVVEPDRLRDVDAFRYPTTVTASADGRTWRIESGPNAPEGAAVEGDDATAVAERPVTVRVGPGRNVRGTLRVVVRR; encoded by the coding sequence ATGTCACGCTCGTCGGGTGAGCCGTCCGACGCCCGGAGCGGGACCGCGGACCGCGCCGCGGTCGAGCCGCTCGCCGCGCTCGTCGCGGTGCTGGCCGTCGGAGCGGCGCTGGGACTGTACGCCGTCGCGCTCGACGACGCGGCGGTCGATCGGGACCGACCGAGCGCCGAGACATCCCTCGACCGGGCCGAACGGGCGGCGACCGTCGGCAGCGTCGTCGAACCGGACCGGCTCCGCGACGTCGACGCGTTCCGATATCCGACGACGGTGACGGCCAGCGCCGACGGGAGGACGTGGCGGATCGAGTCGGGACCGAACGCACCGGAGGGTGCGGCGGTCGAGGGCGACGATGCGACCGCGGTCGCCGAGCGGCCGGTGACCGTGCGAGTCGGCCCGGGGCGGAACGTCCGCGGGACCCTTCGCGTGGTGGTCCGCCGGTGA
- a CDS encoding DUF7283 family protein, which yields MFETHLDATYAWLGLAAVSVATAGVAATLPASPPPDAAGVAHTIETVADGEYPATAEHGLAADRLRLTPRSISLDGDGGSARAPLHGPRITPVPPSVRGGTDNDRLRRVLDGVPPDAAFDDPDGLAAAAERARNADRGWRPAPERLTVRRVHYGGVHVTLVG from the coding sequence GTGTTCGAGACTCACCTCGACGCGACGTACGCGTGGCTCGGCCTCGCCGCAGTGAGCGTCGCGACGGCCGGCGTCGCCGCGACGCTCCCGGCGTCGCCGCCGCCGGACGCGGCCGGTGTCGCACACACGATCGAGACGGTCGCCGACGGGGAGTACCCCGCGACGGCGGAACACGGACTCGCGGCCGATCGACTCCGTCTCACGCCTCGGTCGATCTCGCTCGACGGCGACGGCGGAAGCGCCCGGGCGCCGCTCCACGGGCCGCGGATAACGCCGGTCCCGCCCAGCGTACGGGGCGGTACGGATAACGACCGCCTCCGACGGGTGCTCGACGGCGTCCCGCCGGACGCCGCGTTCGACGACCCCGACGGGCTGGCCGCGGCGGCGGAGCGCGCGCGGAACGCCGACCGCGGGTGGCGACCGGCGCCGGAGCGGCTCACCGTGCGGCGAGTGCATTACGGAGGGGTACATGTCACGCTCGTCGGGTGA